ATGGTAGGTGATATTGAACCGGGTATAATATTTATTCCTTTCCATTACGGGTACTGGGATAATAACAGCCGTAGCCGGGCCGCTAATGAACTTACCCTTACCGAATGGGATCCTGTAAGTAAACAACCGCATTTTAAATATGCCGCTGTGCGAATAAGAAAGGCAGTGGCGCAGGATGATGAAGAGGCACAAGCCGCCTTGAAACATATGGAAGAAGTAATAACTAACAACTTTAAAATGGAGGGTGCCTGATATGCTTTTAGGTAATTATCTACAGTTGGTTTACGATGCCGAAAAAGAGGCTGTGAAAGCCTTTAACAGGGTAGCAGATAAACATGGTGACGAGCCGGATGTTTATCAAACCTGCCAACTGCTCGCTTCTTGGTCTGAAGCCCACATTTCGGATATACAACCTGAGCTACAGCTATACCCGGCCAAGCCCGATACTACTGCCGAAAAGCTCGAAAGGGTGATGTTCGATAATAATGAAAAAGGTTCGTTCGCGCTGTTGCGCGATCTTCATGATCTGTGGTTACTGGCAACTGAAATTGATATCTGCTGGACTATTATACGGCAGGCAGCTGATGGCTTACGTGATAAGGAATTGAAAGATTTATGTACAAAGCTGCAAAAAGGCACAGAAAGGCAGATAGCCTGGCTGCAAACCCGCGTTAAGCAAGCTGCGCCGCAAACGCTTATTGTAGGTGTCTGAAAGGCCTGTCTTAGTATTTCACTGTTAACAAATCTGCTTTGGATTGGGATAGGAACCTTCATTGGCCTCTTCCGGTGCATCCAGGCATTCAAAGTCCTTTTCTATTAGTAAATGTATATGCATTGTGTTTTCTGTATCAATCTTGTCTTCATATCCTACCTTATCTGTAATCGCAAGCGTCTCCGAAAACATTTTGGGCATGCTAATGATCATTGCGCCGGGTTGATAACTGATGCTTAACTGGTTCAAGCCACCTATTTGCAATTTGAATACCAACTGTTGATCAGTACCTTGGCCAAACACCAGGCGCTCTTCTATGGGTTCGTCCTTAAAAAGCCGCTGTACTTCCGGCTCCTTCAAGCGTAATCTTATCTTATTTCCTGTTATCCTTACTTTCATTGGAACAATTTGCAATCAAATTAAAAACGAGTGAACAGAAAGAATGTTTAACTGACATGACCATTTTGTTACAAGGCCTAAACGTTGCGGAAATGATGGGTATGAGGTGTTAAAAATCGCTTGTAGAGAGTACTGTTACGCCGCCTGGGTTAGTTACGTCGGCATCGTTTTCGGCAGTGATAAAGAATCTGACCGGGTCGTCGTTTAGAACAGAGGTAAATTTGGCGTTGCGCTCGGTAGAAAACCAAGCCTCGCTACTCACCAATTTACCCAGGCTTATTATGCCATTGTTTTTAGTTTGCATCCAAACTATATAAAGTTTTCGCGCCGGGGTCAATCTAGACGG
This portion of the Inquilinus sp. KBS0705 genome encodes:
- a CDS encoding molybdopterin oxidoreductase → MLLGNYLQLVYDAEKEAVKAFNRVADKHGDEPDVYQTCQLLASWSEAHISDIQPELQLYPAKPDTTAEKLERVMFDNNEKGSFALLRDLHDLWLLATEIDICWTIIRQAADGLRDKELKDLCTKLQKGTERQIAWLQTRVKQAAPQTLIVGV